The genomic interval CGTCGACCGGGCGGCCGTCCACGTGGGTGAGGACGGCGCCCTCGCGGATGCCGGTGCCGGCCAGCGGGGAGCGGGCCTTGGAGTCCGAGGAGTCGCCGGGGAGGATGCGCCGGACGGTCCAACCGCCTTCCCTGAGGACGAAGTTGGCGCCCAGCAGGCCCTGGCGGCGCTGGTAGTGCGGGGGTCCCTCGTTGCGGCGGGCGGCGGTGACGTAGGCGTGGGAGGTGCCCAGTTCGCCGAGGACCTCGCGCAGGAGGTCGGCGAACTCGTCGGGGGAGGCGACCCGTTCGAGCAGCGGGCGGTACTGGTCGAGGACCGCGTCCCAGTCGATGCCGCACATCCCCGGCTCCCAGAAGTACGCCCGGATCAGCCGGCCCGCCTCCTCGTAGGCCTGGCGCCACTCGGCGGCCGGGTCGACCTCGTGGAGGATGCGGCGCAGGTCGATCCAGACGGTCGAGTCGCTGTCGCCGGACTCGGTGGCGGGGGTGGCGCGCAGGTCGCCCTCGTCCACGAGGACCAGCCGGGAGCCGTCGCCGCTGACCGCGAACCAGTCGAGGTGCTCGACGAGTTCGGTCTTCTTCGCCTTGCCGATGGCGAAGTGTTCGAGGGTGGGGCGCTCGGAGGTGTCGTCCGGGTTGACGAAGGTCTCGCCGAGGGCGCCCGAGATCGGCCAGCGCAGCCAGACCAGGCCGCCGCCCGAGACCGGGTGCAGCGCCGAGTACTTGGAGGCCGGGACCGGGAACGGGGTCACCCGGCTCTCCAGCCCTTCGAGTTCGACCGTCACGGCCCCGCCGTCGCCGCTCTCGTCCTCGACCGGGTCCAGCCCTCCGGCGGCCGGGCGGCCCTCCGGGTTCAGGGCGAAGGGGGAGGGGGTCGCCGAGGACAGGGGGACCAGGTAGGGCCGGCAGCCGAGCGGGAACGACAGGTCGCCGGTGTGGACGTCGTACACCGGGTCGAAGCCCCGCCAGGAGAGGAAGGCCAGGTAGCGGCCGTCCCGCGTGAAGACCGGGTTCTCGTCCTCGAAGCGGCCGTTCGTCACGTCCACGATCAGACGATCCTTGATGCGGGCCATCTTGATCTGGCGCAGGGAGCGGCCGATGCCGGGGTGCGACCACGTCAGCCAGGTGCCGTCCGGGGAGAAGGCGAGGTCCCGGACGGGGCCGTTGACGGAGCGGATCAGCTCGGTGACTTCCTCATCGGAGTCCTCCGTCGCGTCCAGGAGCAGCAGGCGTCCGTCGTGCGAGGCGATGGCCAGGCGTTCGCCCCTCGGGTCGGAGACCAGCTCCAGGACCCGGCCCAGCTCGCCCGAGGCCAGCCGTCGTGGCGCGCGGTCACCGGTCGCCCGTGGCAGGTACGCGATCTCGACCGCGTCCTCGCCCTCCGCGTCCGTCACATACGCGACCTGGCCGACGGAACCGAGCATCTCCGGGAGCCGGACCCGTACCCCCGGGGTGTCCGTGATCGTGCGCGCGGGGCCGTCCCGGTGGGTCAGCCAGTACAGGCTGCCGCGGACGACGACGGCGCTCGCGCGGCCCGTCTCGTCGACGGAGATGCCGTCCACGTGCTGGGCGGCGGGCACCTGGTACGGACGGCGTCCCGCGCGCGGCCCACTCAGCCGTACGTCGAGCTTGCGGGCCTCGGCCGAGAGGTCGTCGACGATCCACAGGTCGCCCCCGCACTGGTACACCACCCGGGTGCCGTCGCTGGAGGCGTGCCGGGCGTAGAAGGCGTCGTGGTCGGTGTGGCGGCGCAGGTCGGAGCCGTCCTGGGCGCAGGAGTAGAGGTTGCCGACGCCTTCGTGGTCGGAGAGGAAGGCGATGCGGTCGCCGACGAACATGGGGGAGTGGAGGTGGCCGCCGAGGCCTTCCAGCAACCGCTCGCCGTGCAGCCACAGGCGGCCCGTCGCGCCGCCCCGGTAGCGCTTCCAGGCGGCCGGTTCGTGCGGTGGGGTGCCGGTCAGCAGGAGGGTCTTGCGGTCGGCGACCTGGATGTCGGAGACCGGGCCCCAGGGGAGCTTGCGGCCGGGGGAGCCGTCGGTGGGCACTTTGTAGGCCCAGGTGAAGTACGAGAAGGGCTCGCCGTGGGAGGCGACGGCGAGGATGGTGCCCTGGGCGGACCAGCCGCAGACCTGGGTGTCCGCGGAGCCCCAGTAGGTGAGCCGGCGGCCCGGCCCGCCGTCCACGTCGGCCAGGTGGATCTCGGGCACGAGAGTGCGCCAGCTCGTGTACGCGATGTGGCGGCCGTCGGGCGAGAAGCGCGGGTGACCGACCTTGGTGCGGTCGACGGTCAGGCGCCAGGCGCGGCCGGGGCCGTCGAGAGTGGCCAGCCAGAGGTCGTCCTCGGCGACGAAGCACAACAGGTCGCCGCTCAGATGCGGAAGGCGCAGATAGCTCACCTCCCCATGCTTTTCCGGGGGATGGACCGGAGCAACTTGTGAAAAATCGACCGACGGTGACCTGTGACGGGCCTGCGGTGACCCACGACACGAACGAAACCGTTTCGTTTCGCTGAAGAATGCGCTACATTCGTGTCGTACGAAACGGTGTCGTTCGAAGTTCCGGAGCGGAAAGGGTGAGTGACATGACCGAGGTCTCGACCGCGCGTCGCAGCCGCATCACCCCCGAGCGTGAGGCCGAGCTGTACGAGGCCGTGCTCGAACTGCTCAGGGAGGTCGGCTACGACGCGGTCACCATGGACGCCGTCGCGGCGCGCACCCGTTCCAGCAAGGCCACGCTCTACCGCCAGTGGGGCGGCAAGGCCGAGCTGGTCGCGAGGGCGGTGCGGCACTCCAAGCCGGGCGGTATGGGTCTCGACGAGATCGACACCGGGTCGCTCCGGGGTGACCTGCACGCACTCACCATGCGCTCGGACGACTGCACGATGGAGCAGAACTCCGCGCTCATGCGAGGTCTGGCCATGGCCATCCACGGCAACCCGGACCTGCTGAAGGCGTTCCGGGAACATCTCATCGAGCCGGAGACGGCGGAGTTCCGCCGCCTGGTGCAGCGGGCGATCGACCGGGGCGAGGTCCGCGAGGACAACCCGGCGATCGATTTCATGATCCACATGATGATCGGCGGGTTCGCAGCCCGCACGATGATCGACGAGCTGCCGCCGACCCAGGCGTTCCTCCTTTCGTACATCGACGCCGTGGTCCTCCCCGCACTCGGCGTTCCCACCGCCTGACCCTCCCCAGCAAGCCCTCCCCAGCAAGCCCTCCACCTGACGTAACCGCTCACGTCGTCGGGCTGATCACCCCTGCCCTGAAGAACCACGACCTGACCGGGAGCACGCCTTCGTGGCCACTTTCCTCTACCGACTCGGCCGGCTCGCCTACCGGCGACGGCACTTCGTCGCCCTCATGTGGGTGGCCCTGCTGACGCTCGCGGGCGTCGGCGCGGTCAACGCGCCCGCCGCCGGATCGACCTCCTTCTCCATTCCGGGCACGGAGGCGCAGAAAGCCTTCGACCTGCTGGAACAGCGCTTCCCCGGGGCCAGCGCCGACGGCGCGACCGGGCGCATGGTCTTCAAGGCGCCCGGTGGCGAGAAGATGACGGACGCCGCCAACAAGGCGATCGTCGCGAAGACCGTCAAGGAGCTGAGCGACGGCTCCGAGGTCGTCTCCGTCACCGACCCGTTCACGACCCACGCGGTGAGCAAGGACGGCACGGTCGCCTACCTCTCGGTGAAGTACGACGCCCCCGCCGTCGGCCTCAAGGACGCGACCAGGGACGCCCTGGAAACCGCCGGTGACGGCGCCCGGGCCGCCGGCCTGACCGTCGACGTCGGAGGCGACGCGCTCCAGGCCAACCCCGACGCCGGGGGAGCCGGCGAGGCCGTCGGTCTCGCCATCGCCGCGGTCGTCCTGGTCATCACCCTGGGTTCGATGATCGCGGCCGGGCTGCCGCTGCTGACCGCGATCATCGGTGTCGGGATCGGCGTCTCCACCATCACCGTCCTCGCCAAGGCGCTCGACCTCGGTGACACCACGTCCACGCTCGCGGCGATGATCGGCCTCGCGGTCGGCATCGACTACGCGCTGTTCATCGTCTCCCGCTACCGCGCCGAACTGGCCGAGGGCCGCGACCGCGAGGAGGCGGTGGGCCGGGCCACCGGCACCGCCGGTTCCGCGGTCGTCTTCGCGGGCCTGACCGTCGTGATCGCACTGGCCGGTCTCTCGGTCGTCAACGTGCCGATGCTGACCAAGATGGGCCTCGCCGCGGCGGGCACGGTCGTGATCGCCGTCCTCATCGCGCTCACCATGATCCCGGCGCTGCTCGGATACGCGGGCCGGAAGGTGCGCCCGGCGGGCGAGAAGGGCAGGAAGCCGGCCGGGAAGGCCGCCGGTTCGGGGAAGGCCGCCGGTTCAGTGAAGCCGGTGGAGTCGGTGAAGCCGGCGAAGCCCAACCTGGGAACCCGCTGGGCGAGCTTCGTCATCCGTCGCCCGGCCGCCGTGCTGCTGCTCGGCGTGCTCGGCCTCGGCGCCGTCGCGCTCCCGGTCAGCCAGCTGGAGCTGGGCCTGCCCGACGACGGTTCGCAGCCGACGTCCACGACCCAGCGCCGCGCCTACGACCTCCTCTCAGAGGGCTTCGGACCCGGCTTCAACGGACCCCTGATGATCGTGGTCGACGCCAAGGACAGCGACGACCCGAAGGCCGCGGCCGCCACGGTGAGCGACGGGATCAAGGGCCTCAAGGACGTCGTCACGGTCACCCCGGCGACCTTCAACAAGGCCGGCGACACCGCGACCAT from Streptomyces sp. CC0208 carries:
- a CDS encoding MMPL family transporter, which encodes MATFLYRLGRLAYRRRHFVALMWVALLTLAGVGAVNAPAAGSTSFSIPGTEAQKAFDLLEQRFPGASADGATGRMVFKAPGGEKMTDAANKAIVAKTVKELSDGSEVVSVTDPFTTHAVSKDGTVAYLSVKYDAPAVGLKDATRDALETAGDGARAAGLTVDVGGDALQANPDAGGAGEAVGLAIAAVVLVITLGSMIAAGLPLLTAIIGVGIGVSTITVLAKALDLGDTTSTLAAMIGLAVGIDYALFIVSRYRAELAEGRDREEAVGRATGTAGSAVVFAGLTVVIALAGLSVVNVPMLTKMGLAAAGTVVIAVLIALTMIPALLGYAGRKVRPAGEKGRKPAGKAAGSGKAAGSVKPVESVKPAKPNLGTRWASFVIRRPAAVLLLGVLGLGAVALPVSQLELGLPDDGSQPTSTTQRRAYDLLSEGFGPGFNGPLMIVVDAKDSDDPKAAAATVSDGIKGLKDVVTVTPATFNKAGDTATITVVPGSKPSSTQTEDLVHAIRDDVASKADADVLVTGTTALNIDFSQKLSDALIPYLALVVGLAFLLLIVVFRSILVPLKAALGFLLSVLAALGAVVAVFQWGWLGGLLGVEETGPIMSMMPIFMVGVVFGLAMDYEVFLVTRMREAYVHGESPSQAIVTGFKHSARVVVAAAVIMMAVFGGFISSGESMIKMIGFGLAVAVFFDAFVVRMAIVPAVLALLGRRAWWLPKWLDRALPNVDVEGEGLRTQAEKDTDPDEDRELVRV
- a CDS encoding S41 family peptidase: MSYLRLPHLSGDLLCFVAEDDLWLATLDGPGRAWRLTVDRTKVGHPRFSPDGRHIAYTSWRTLVPEIHLADVDGGPGRRLTYWGSADTQVCGWSAQGTILAVASHGEPFSYFTWAYKVPTDGSPGRKLPWGPVSDIQVADRKTLLLTGTPPHEPAAWKRYRGGATGRLWLHGERLLEGLGGHLHSPMFVGDRIAFLSDHEGVGNLYSCAQDGSDLRRHTDHDAFYARHASSDGTRVVYQCGGDLWIVDDLSAEARKLDVRLSGPRAGRRPYQVPAAQHVDGISVDETGRASAVVVRGSLYWLTHRDGPARTITDTPGVRVRLPEMLGSVGQVAYVTDAEGEDAVEIAYLPRATGDRAPRRLASGELGRVLELVSDPRGERLAIASHDGRLLLLDATEDSDEEVTELIRSVNGPVRDLAFSPDGTWLTWSHPGIGRSLRQIKMARIKDRLIVDVTNGRFEDENPVFTRDGRYLAFLSWRGFDPVYDVHTGDLSFPLGCRPYLVPLSSATPSPFALNPEGRPAAGGLDPVEDESGDGGAVTVELEGLESRVTPFPVPASKYSALHPVSGGGLVWLRWPISGALGETFVNPDDTSERPTLEHFAIGKAKKTELVEHLDWFAVSGDGSRLVLVDEGDLRATPATESGDSDSTVWIDLRRILHEVDPAAEWRQAYEEAGRLIRAYFWEPGMCGIDWDAVLDQYRPLLERVASPDEFADLLREVLGELGTSHAYVTAARRNEGPPHYQRRQGLLGANFVLREGGWTVRRILPGDSSDSKARSPLAGTGIREGAVLTHVDGRPVDELAGPSPLLAAAGGTTVELTFTPAEGEGRSRRVAVVPLLDERPLRYQDWVAKRRAVVRELSGGRCGYLHIPDMGGSGWAQFNRDLRMEVSRPALIVDVRGNAGGHISELVVEKLTRTILGWDLTRNAQPVSYASNAPRGPVVALADEATSSDGDMITAAFKLLGLGPVVGQRTWGGVVGMTGRHQLGDGTVITVPMNAAWFDAYGWSIENQGVTPDLEILRTPLDWAEGRHAQLDDAVTLALDLLETNPPATPPDYRDVPDRSRPKLPPRS
- a CDS encoding TetR/AcrR family transcriptional regulator, translating into MTEVSTARRSRITPEREAELYEAVLELLREVGYDAVTMDAVAARTRSSKATLYRQWGGKAELVARAVRHSKPGGMGLDEIDTGSLRGDLHALTMRSDDCTMEQNSALMRGLAMAIHGNPDLLKAFREHLIEPETAEFRRLVQRAIDRGEVREDNPAIDFMIHMMIGGFAARTMIDELPPTQAFLLSYIDAVVLPALGVPTA